From a single Brachionichthys hirsutus isolate HB-005 unplaced genomic scaffold, CSIRO-AGI_Bhir_v1 contig_522, whole genome shotgun sequence genomic region:
- the LOC137915947 gene encoding uncharacterized protein: MDPSTRMMGLDAQGNMVFTLVKPVMSIFQVSSEQTGSAGPGGVGLQGLPENAMIIPQAQGQAQLDQNQVEMHTLQPLIHPLMQIAAPLQTQVVPQNQDLQALNPSTSPQSTTQMPFAEVSSLLDPNMKGSKARKHLISYDEIKRRLEAPEKMSLRSLAAYTRVSRGPASKKTLLESLSVLGLMPSTTTSVSSSFSKLTEGDTGTLCEDMKDFAHDYIDYGNMAKQLIPEMNTVQHWSKIIETKNHLEDMRKCFNDPVNGGAFDNVTHGLGLGMLGIALDMVVTVIDQQIRILSGAAASDPPDSGPPKRRIRRRHRKTHPADDEKFHKGSGGVDEQGKVILKGRGRGRGKKKWQEVACPAETHAPQGKPDDGENNVLTLVSVGYETVSSGLTAVGPV; the protein is encoded by the exons ATGGACCCGTCTACTCGGATGATGGGTCTGGATGCCCAGGGAAACATGGTTTTCACTCTGGTGAAACCAGTAATGAGTATTTTTCAAGTGTCTTCGGAGCAAACGGGCAGCGCGGGACCCGGAGGCGTGGGGCTGCAGGGTTTGCCTGAAAACGCCATGATCATCCCTCAAGCGCAAGGCCAGGCTCagctggaccagaaccaggtgGAAATGCACACCCTGCAGCCTCTTATTCATCCTCTGATGCAGATTGCTGCCCCGCTCCAGACTCAGGTTGTGCCCCAGAACCAGGACCTGCAGGCACTAAATCCCAGCACAAGCCCACAGTCCACCACCCAAATGCCTTTCGCCGAGGTGTCGTCGCTCCTGGATCCCAACATGAAAGGATCCAAGGCTC GAAAGCATCTCATCTCGTACGATGAAATCAAACGCCGCCTGGAGGCCCCGGAGAAGATGTCGCTGCGCTCTCTGGCTGCCTACACTCGGGTCAGCAGGGGCCCGGCCAGCAAGAAGACCCTCCTGGAGTCGCTGAGTGTGTTGGGCCTCATGCCGAGCACGACCACCTCCGTGTCGTCGTCCTTCTCCAAACTCACGGAAG GCGACACCGGCACCTTGTGTGAGGACATGAAGGATTTCGCCCACGACTACATCGACTACGGCAACAtggccaagcagctcatcccggAGATGAATACAGTTCAGCACTGGTCCAAAATTATTGAAACTAA GAATCACCTGGAAGACATGCGAAAATGTTTCAATGACCCAGTCAACGGCGGCGCGTTCGACAACGTCACCCACGGTCTGGGACTGGGAATGCTGGGCATCGCGCTGGACATGGTCGTCACGGTAATCGATCAGCAGATTCGGATCCTGTCAGGCGCGGCGGCGTCAGACCCGCCTGACTCCGGTCCGCCAAAGCGGCGCATACGCAGACGTCACCGCAAAACCCACCCGGCCGACGACGAGAAGTTTCACAAGGGTTCTGGAGGGGTGGACGAACAGGGGAAGGTCATTCTGAAAGGCAGAGGGCGAGGAAGAGGCAAGAAGAAATGGCAGGAAGTCGCGTGTCCCGCAGAGACGCATGCGCCGCAAGGCAAGCCGGATGACGGGGAGAATAACGTCCTGACTCTGGTTTCGGTAGGATACGAGACTGTTTCCAGCGGCCTCACTGCAGTCGGGCCCGTTTGA